TTCTGCGATCAGGATCTTCAAGCTGGAGTAATCTGAAAAATCAAGATTCACCTTTGCATTGCTTTTAATTGGCTGAGCCTTTTCAACGGGAGTCTGCGCTCTTTCCAACTCGAAATCTAAAATAAAATTCGAACCGACTTTATATTCGCTTTCGACTCTGATATTCCAACCTAACTTCTCACAAATTCTTTTGCAAATAGCAAGTCCGAGTCCAGTTCCTCCATACTTCCGAGAAGAAGAAATATCTGCTTGGGAAAAGGCTTGGAATAATGCTGGAATTCTATGCGAATCGATCCCGATGCCTGTATCTCTCACGCTTAAGGAGAGGCCAATCTTTTGATCGGTCTCCGAAGAGATAGAGAGTTCTATTGTGATCCCTCCCTTCTCCGTAAACTTTAAAGAATTTGAAATTAGGTTGGAGAGCAGTTGTCTGATCCGTATCGGATCAGACAGAACGAATAAGGAGTTAGTAGCAGGAGGAAGGATTGTCTTAAACGCGAGTCCTTTCTTAAACGCTTCGTCCGAAGCGTCTATGCTTAGTTTTTCGATGAGAGATATGAGATCGAATTCCATGGAACTGAAATGCAAGGATCCGGATTCTGCCTTACTGAAATCAATCACATCATTGATGAGCCTGATCAGATGATCCGCACTATCCGTGAGAGAATCTAAATATTGATTCTGCACATTCGTGGTTTCCGTTTGTCGAAGAAGATCCACCATTCCCAAGATCCCGTGCACAGGAGTCCTGAATTCGTGATTCATATTTACGAAAAATTGTTCTTTAGCTTTTTCTAATTCGATCGCCGCAACCTGGAGTTGGATCAGCTTCTTAGACTTTTCCTCTAACTCCATATAAGAGATAACTGAGTTTGCCAGCGCTTGGAGTGCCTCTATTTGATGAGGTTCCAGATGATTCGGTTTATTATCGATTACACAAAGTGTTCCTATAGTGAATCCGTCCGGAGTGTTTAAGGGAGCTCCCGCATAGAAACGAATGAAAGGCGGACCGGTTACGAGAGGATTGGATTGAAATCGAGAGTCCTTGTCGGCATCTTCTATAATCAATAACTTGCGCTCGGAGAGAGCAAACTGGCAAAAAGAGATTTCCTTCTCTGTTTCGTCCACATCCAGACCGATCTTTGCTTTAAACCATTGTCTCTTAGAATCCAATAAGGAGATGAGTGCGATCGGTGTCCCACAAATAAGGGAAGCCGCCTTTACGATCTGGTCGTATTTTTCCTCAGCAGGAGTGTCTAGTATTTTATAACGCGCTAATGCCTGAACTCGTTCCGCTTCATTTGCGGCGAGAGAAGCGACTGCA
Above is a window of Leptospira semungkisensis DNA encoding:
- a CDS encoding hybrid sensor histidine kinase/response regulator, whose translation is MENKRPHAVASLAANEAERVQALARYKILDTPAEEKYDQIVKAASLICGTPIALISLLDSKRQWFKAKIGLDVDETEKEISFCQFALSERKLLIIEDADKDSRFQSNPLVTGPPFIRFYAGAPLNTPDGFTIGTLCVIDNKPNHLEPHQIEALQALANSVISYMELEEKSKKLIQLQVAAIELEKAKEQFFVNMNHEFRTPVHGILGMVDLLRQTETTNVQNQYLDSLTDSADHLIRLINDVIDFSKAESGSLHFSSMEFDLISLIEKLSIDASDEAFKKGLAFKTILPPATNSLFVLSDPIRIRQLLSNLISNSLKFTEKGGITIELSISSETDQKIGLSLSVRDTGIGIDSHRIPALFQAFSQADISSSRKYGGTGLGLAICKRICEKLGWNIRVESEYKVGSNFILDFELERAQTPVEKAQPIKSNAKVNLDFSDYSSLKILIAEDNPVNQKLIQKMLERLGLRSSVVSNGLDALAFWEEQEVDLLFLDIQMPELSGIETARILKKKPSSRKIPWIVAATAHDSPEDKLACSEAGIDDYLGKPFRIEDLAEKVREFLKNFPSSLAS